The Diorhabda carinulata isolate Delta chromosome 4, icDioCari1.1, whole genome shotgun sequence genomic interval ATAATTGGTTTTTTCTACTAATGCATAATTCATGGAATTATAAAGATGGTTTTTTCTGCAATCGTGTTTTCTTATCTTGAAACTTGAGTGGTCTCAGTCGGTGACCCCTACTTACGTCCAAGctttatcttttcaaaaaaataaacaaaaaatcatctcaatgttttattttttcgttgaaaCTACGAATCATTTTTGGCATGAATAACTTGTCTAGCTTCTTTTTCATCAAGGAGACTATGAAATACTACGATGGCAGTAAAACATCACGTCTACATCTTATCACTAGTcatatatttcaacaaatatcaATCAAAACTTCATGGTTTCAAGTTGAGGTCAACTTTTATAAACGCAACTATTTAATCACCGTGCGTTGTTTGGTGTTACAACGTTGTGACTCTCTCGAATTTGAACTTCTGTTGGAGGCACACTTTAACAATTTCATATTAGTGTGTTTCCAGTGTGAATCTAAATAAGATAATTTATAATGTGATGTGATCTTAAATAATTGTCTTCATAGATAATCATTTAGACAAAAGCTGTGATTTATGAGACATAACGGCTATTCCTATTTCTAACTAAACAACTAGTTCTGATAATAATGCCAACTTGGAAAAATTATGGTTTCTTATCCAGTGAAGTATATTGATCTAGTTGTACTCAACTGTGGACCAAAGATCTTTTTTAATAGGAAGATTTCCAGCTCCTGACTTTCAACAAACTTGTGAATGAAAATTGATTGTATTGCTTTGGGGTCTGAAAGACTTCATGTAGATTTCTTATACATGGACCCAACACACAAAAGAAgttatttttgcttgattgCAAACCAATTGcattttgaatgaaatacaACTGTTTCCTGTGGAATGTGAATAGGCGCAATCGTTAGTGCATTCTTATTAAAATCAATCTTCGTCCAGTAGAAACAAGTTTTTCAACAAGATATTGGCCataaaaggttaggttaggttacacAATGATTCATTGTGATATTCATAATTATGTTTATAGGaatttagttttcaataataaacttcaggaatattgattttgatgaaacaaaaattgtattcCATGAATTCTTCCTCGAAATAAAATCATAGACACTGGTTATATGAAACGTTGTTGTGAGATTCACAATAATCAAAATCAATAGCTCGTATTTATAATTTACACAGtgtaataaactattttttcagCGGATCTGTTACTGGTGAGCTTTGGCAGTGGATTAGCATGGACGTCTCCGGTGCTACCTAAATTACATTCAAATGATAGTACAATAAATCCTTTGGGGCAACCTATAACGACAATACAGACTGCATTGATAGCGTTTATACCACTTTCAGCGGGATCATTAACACACCTTTTTTGGGCAATATTACTGGACAAGATTGGAAGAAAATTGACTATGATCATTATTGCTACAAATGCTTCGTGTGGTTTGTTAGGAATAGCATACGCATCAAATATTTACTCATATTATATTTGTCTCTTTATATTTGGATGTAGTTTGAGTGGAGATGTGGTCGCTGTTGTTGTTTACAACAACGAAATAGCTGATGACATCAACAGAGGTAGGTTGGGCTGCTTAGCAGCCCTTTCTGTACCTTCCGGAATGCTTTTCAGTTATATTTTTGGATCAGTTACTAGTTTCAAAGTCTTTACTTTGATTTGTGCTGGGCCATCTTCTTTGTTTTTGCTAGCATCTCCATTCTTAGTGGATTCTCCAACTTTTTTGATAACAAAACACAAAAGATTTGAAGCTTATAGAGCTTTGAAGAAACTCAGAGTAACTGAATGTCAAGAAAGTTTAATTTGGgaatacgaaaaaataaaaaacagtgtGATAGAAGGACGGACTGTCAGAGGGAACAGATATTGCACACGGGCTTTTATTAGAGCTATTCTTCAGAGTCTGTTGAGTCTTTTTGTCCAACAGTTGTCTGGGATCTTGGTGGTTAATTATTACGTGGCTTCTATTTTTAATGATAGTGGTTTTGGATTATCAGGTGATTGTTTAGGAATTTTAGTAGGTGTAGTTCAAATTGTGacttatattataattttagttttaattcaGAGAATTGGAAAAAGGCGACTTATTCTGGCTTCGtcattattttgttcgatttcaATGTTCTTTcttggattatatttttatttgagtcATATAAAATCGCCAATATTTGATAGAATTCACTGGATAGccattgtttttgttattttctacttaattAGCTATGGAATGGGACTGGGTGCTATTCCTATGGGGTTGGTTGgagaatttttttgtgaaaatacaaGAGCTATAGGTTCTGCATTGGTATTCACAGTTTCTGACTCATTGATGGCTCTTATTGTCTTCAGTTTTCCAATAGTGTCTGAAACTTAtggaatttatattaatttttggtttcaTTGTATTGGATCTTTAGTTGGTTGTGTATgtttgttctttttctttgttgaaACAGAAGGAAAATCATTATTGGAAGTTCAGAACatcatgaaaaattaataagataATTTATTACTAATAGATTCCTTACCAAGTTTCCATATTTCACTGGGGAACAGCATTATTGTTGTCTTAGATATGTAACTCcctttttttaactaattttttggttttgaaattcataaatatataaaagtaaaatgaGAACtgatcaaatatataagaatgtTCAATTCATGCGGAcgttattatatttaaattttgtttatacaaaaagtAATGAAGAAGATCTTAAGGAAAAAATGTTTGCTAGTAGTTCTTCCTGAGGTTATCAAGTTGAGTTCGTTCGCGCTTGATGCTCCAATGATAGTCAACCACCATACTGATATCCCATCTTGATGGAGTCtgtcataataatttttacctactaccaatatgtaatataaaacaTTACGATACTAATATGAGTTTCGTAATGAGATACTTTACCCCACTAGTGCGGTAAAGTTACTAGTGGAATGAactcatgaataaaaaattaaacctcatttattataataattaaacacaACACCTGTACAATTAGTGATGTTTATTCCAGCTGACGTGGAGGCAGTTGAAGAATTGTagttttcaatatcaattaaattttttgtagaaacgaTTTCTTCTTCACTTTTCCGGTTCAAAAAAGCCAATAGTTGTGAATATTTACTTATGTCCACATTTTTCTTCACAGATAACATTGCTCCCAGCACCAGTCTTCGAATCGCTTATATTTTTCTTCGTATCTATTGCGGGCTTTAGCGGGTACTAGGGTTTGTATGGCGTTATCACACTTTCATAGTCAAAACTCATGTCGATACAATTATACCAAACTGAAGTGAATGCGTCAAAATAGTTtgcaaaataaatcaacaatgaGCGCAACGCTTGCTTGTTACATGAttataatatcattaatttaaggaatatttactaattttgagtaaataattaacattattgGTAGTAGGTAAAATAATGTACTAGATTCGTATCGTAAATTCATATTACGTTATTCAATGGGTTATCAAATTTCCCATCTCATTTCGTAATATGAATCTTTACGACACTTACATCGTAAATATTTATACTGCTGTCAAGTGGCTGAATTAAAATGTGTAAATTACCAATGCTAGAGCTTTAATGCTCTTCACACACATATAAAATGAAGACTGGGTATATCTGTGTTGTTCTCCAAGACGAAAAGACCATTTTAAGGTCAACATAGATGATCCCATAGGTGTAAATTGTATCCTAGGCAATAACAATCTTTatgtattcatatttttcgcGCAAAGGAATTAAATGGCCCATTGACACTAaactggatatttttttattttggaggaGAACGCACTTTAAGCTAAGCTTTAAGGCATCTATACACAATCGCTATTCAGTTGCGTAATACTCTTTCATTGAAATACATATGTTCTAGCAGAATACGAATTCGTTGTCACTTTGTACGCAGAAATGCACTTCCCTGGATAAAAAATAAGTGACATTCAATAGTCAACTTAAAACTTAAAGTAGCAA includes:
- the LOC130892485 gene encoding facilitated trehalose transporter Tret1-like yields the protein MVLSTHESLEILGHPNTKSRNTHIFLYFTAITADLLLVSFGSGLAWTSPVLPKLHSNDSTINPLGQPITTIQTALIAFIPLSAGSLTHLFWAILLDKIGRKLTMIIIATNASCGLLGIAYASNIYSYYICLFIFGCSLSGDVVAVVVYNNEIADDINRGRLGCLAALSVPSGMLFSYIFGSVTSFKVFTLICAGPSSLFLLASPFLVDSPTFLITKHKRFEAYRALKKLRVTECQESLIWEYEKIKNSVIEGRTVRGNRYCTRAFIRAILQSLLSLFVQQLSGILVVNYYVASIFNDSGFGLSGDCLGILVGVVQIVTYIIILVLIQRIGKRRLILASSLFCSISMFFLGLYFYLSHIKSPIFDRIHWIAIVFVIFYLISYGMGLGAIPMGLVGEFFCENTRAIGSALVFTVSDSLMALIVFSFPIVSETYGIYINFWFHCIGSLVGCVCLFFFFVETEGKSLLEVQNIMKN